A single Pseudomonas putida DNA region contains:
- the rnhB gene encoding ribonuclease HII encodes MQIGLDFNLVEDLVAGVDEVGRGPLCGAVVTAAVILDPARPILGLNDSKKLTEAKREALFDEICEKALSFCIARAEVEEIDRLNILQATMLAMQRAVEGLHVTPKLALIDGNRCPKLSVPAAPVVKGDSQVPAIAAASILAKVTRDREMSAFELIYPGYGIGGHKGYPTPVHLEALARLGPTPIHRRSFAPVRAAWEAREGITDSLI; translated from the coding sequence ATGCAGATTGGACTGGACTTCAACCTGGTCGAAGACCTGGTTGCCGGCGTAGACGAAGTAGGCCGCGGCCCCCTGTGCGGTGCGGTGGTCACGGCTGCGGTGATTCTCGACCCGGCGCGGCCGATTCTGGGCTTGAACGATTCGAAGAAACTCACTGAAGCCAAGCGCGAGGCGCTGTTCGACGAGATCTGCGAAAAAGCCCTGAGCTTCTGCATCGCCCGCGCCGAAGTCGAGGAAATCGACCGGCTGAACATCCTGCAGGCCACCATGCTGGCCATGCAGCGAGCGGTGGAAGGGCTGCACGTTACCCCGAAGCTGGCACTGATCGACGGCAACCGTTGCCCGAAACTGTCGGTGCCGGCTGCGCCGGTGGTCAAGGGTGATAGCCAGGTGCCGGCAATTGCCGCAGCATCGATCCTGGCCAAGGTTACCCGCGACCGGGAGATGAGCGCGTTCGAGCTGATCTATCCGGGGTATGGGATAGGAGGGCACAAGGGCTACCCTACGCCGGTGCACCTCGAAGCCCTGGCGCGCCTTGGGCCTACCCCCATTCATCGGCGCTCCTTCGCCCCGGTGCGGGCAGCCTGGGAAGCCCGCGAAGGCATCACCGATTCCCTGATCTGA
- the lpxB gene encoding lipid-A-disaccharide synthase, which produces MAQLCVALVAGEASGDILGSGLMRALKARHPDVRFIGVGGPLMEAEGLQSYFPMERLAVMGLVEVLGRLRELLKRRKALIQTLIGEKPDVFIGIDAPDFTLNIELKLRQAGIKTVHYVSPSVWAWRQKRVLKIREGCDLMLTLLPFEARFYEEQGVPVRFVGHPLADTIPLAADRQAARSELGLADGPVVALMPGSRGGEVGRLGALFLDAAQRLRELVPGVRFVLPCANAARRAQVEQMLEGRDLPLTLLDGQSHRALAACDAVLIASGTATLEALLYKRPMVVAYRLAPLTYWILKRLVKSPYVSLPNLLAQRELVPELLQEAATSEALAQTLAPLVTDGAQQTERFDEIHRTLRRDASNQAADAVLALLKDR; this is translated from the coding sequence ATGGCGCAGCTTTGCGTAGCCCTGGTCGCAGGTGAGGCCAGCGGCGATATTCTTGGTTCCGGGCTGATGCGCGCCCTCAAGGCGCGCCATCCCGACGTCCGTTTTATCGGTGTGGGTGGCCCGTTGATGGAGGCCGAAGGTCTTCAGTCATACTTCCCCATGGAGCGCCTCGCGGTCATGGGGCTGGTCGAGGTGCTGGGGCGCCTGCGTGAGCTGCTAAAGCGCCGCAAGGCATTGATCCAGACCCTGATCGGCGAAAAGCCCGATGTGTTCATTGGTATCGACGCCCCCGATTTCACCCTCAATATCGAACTGAAACTGCGCCAGGCGGGGATCAAGACCGTCCATTACGTCAGCCCGTCGGTCTGGGCGTGGCGGCAGAAGCGCGTGCTGAAGATTCGCGAAGGTTGCGACCTGATGCTCACGCTGCTGCCGTTCGAAGCACGCTTCTATGAGGAGCAGGGCGTACCGGTGCGGTTCGTCGGCCACCCGCTGGCCGATACCATTCCGTTGGCGGCAGACCGTCAGGCAGCGCGTAGCGAGTTGGGCCTGGCTGATGGGCCGGTGGTCGCGTTGATGCCGGGTAGCCGTGGTGGTGAGGTCGGGCGCCTGGGGGCACTGTTCCTCGACGCCGCCCAGCGCCTGCGCGAGCTGGTGCCTGGCGTGCGTTTTGTGTTGCCGTGTGCCAACGCGGCGCGTCGTGCCCAGGTCGAGCAGATGCTCGAAGGCCGCGATCTGCCGTTGACCTTGCTCGATGGCCAGTCGCACCGAGCGTTGGCTGCCTGTGACGCGGTGCTGATCGCCTCTGGCACCGCCACGCTGGAGGCGCTGCTGTACAAGCGCCCGATGGTCGTGGCCTATCGCCTGGCCCCGCTGACCTACTGGATTCTCAAGCGTCTGGTGAAAAGCCCTTACGTATCGCTGCCCAACCTGCTCGCCCAGCGCGAGCTGGTGCCTGAGCTGCTGCAGGAAGCCGCGACCAGCGAAGCCTTGGCACAGACCTTGGCGCCGCTGGTCACCGACGGCGCTCAGCAGACCGAACGCTTCGACGAGATTCACCGTACCCTGCGCCGCGACGCCTCCAACCAGGCGGCCGACGCGGTGCTGGCCCTGCTCAAGGACCGCTGA